The DNA region CTTCTCCCTGTGGATCGTGGACGCCACGGGGTCGGCAGCGACCCTGGGGGCCATCCTGATGGTCGGATCGCTGACCGGCCTGGTCTTGTCGCCGGCGGCCGGAGCGATCGCCGACCGGTACTCTCGGGTGGGGATTCTCGTGGCATGCGATGTGGCCCTGGGAGTCTTCGCCCTTGCGTTGGCGGGAGTCGTCGCGGGGTACGCCAGACATCCAGGCATGGCCTTGGCCGCGCTCTTTCTTCTCCAAGCCGGAAACTCGGCGGCGAATGCGTTTTTCGCCACATCGGCTCGGGCGATCACGCCCGATCTCGTTCCGTTCTCCCAGGTGCCGGCAGCCAACGCCGTGACCATGGCGTCCTTGCAGATGGCAGGTCTCTTGGGGAAAGGGCTCGGCGGTCTGGCCTACCGGATACTGGGTGCTCCCCTCTTGTTCGCCCTCGACGGCCTGACATTCTTCGTCAGCGCCGGGACGGAGGCCTTGATGCGCGTGCCGCGCACGCCTGCGGGACCTCCTCGCGGCTGGCGCGCCCGGTTGGCCGAGACTGCAGCTGACACGAGGACCGGCTTCGCGTACGTGTGGAGACATAGGGGGCTTCGCACCGCAACCCTGGTGAACGCTTCCGCGGCGTTTTTTCTCGACCCACTGATCGTTCTCTTGCCTTTCTTGGTCAAGGACGAGCGGTTTCTGGGCGCCTCCGGGGATTGGTACGGGTATCTCCTTTCCGCCTTCGGTGTAGGCATCCTCGGGGGCTACACCCTCGCAGCCGTGCTTCCCAGCCGCCTGCGCCGACGGGGGGCCTGGATCACGGGCGCGCTGGCTGCGGGCGGCCTCGGCTTTGCAGCCCTGGGGCTCACCGGCCGTCCGGGCGTGGCCCTCGCGCTCATGGCGGGAAACGGCATCTTCCTCGGACTCTTCGGAAACCACGTGGTGTCCCTGGTCCAGACCCAGGTGTCTCCCGCGTTGCGCGCCCGGACGCTCGCCGTCTTCCAGACGCTGGCGCTGTGCCTGAGCCCTCTCGCGGTGGGACTTGCTGGGGTGTCGGCGGACCTACTGCGCGGCCGGGTGGATGTCGTCTTCACCACTTGCGGCGCCTGCGCTTGCT from Thermodesulfobacteriota bacterium includes:
- a CDS encoding MFS transporter is translated as MLAHKGLWSRNFFLLWQGQTVSLAGSSLSAVAFSLWIVDATGSAATLGAILMVGSLTGLVLSPAAGAIADRYSRVGILVACDVALGVFALALAGVVAGYARHPGMALAALFLLQAGNSAANAFFATSARAITPDLVPFSQVPAANAVTMASLQMAGLLGKGLGGLAYRILGAPLLFALDGLTFFVSAGTEALMRVPRTPAGPPRGWRARLAETAADTRTGFAYVWRHRGLRTATLVNASAAFFLDPLIVLLPFLVKDERFLGASGDWYGYLLSAFGVGILGGYTLAAVLPSRLRRRGAWITGALAAGGLGFAALGLTGRPGVALALMAGNGIFLGLFGNHVVSLVQTQVSPALRARTLAVFQTLALCLSPLAVGLAGVSADLLRGRVDVVFTTCGACACCVALGSLLWKDYRDFLAGELAVEKPGPCPFTVCPGPPE